AACTACTAATACGACTAACTTTTACACCGGCGGCAGGCTGCAACTCAAAACGGGTAATAACAGGACCAGGATGAAAACCCACAACTGCCACGGCAACATTAAAATCGGCAAGAATATCTTCTACCAATCGAGACATTTCTTCCAAATCTGCTTGCGAATAACCGACAACCCGGGTGTCTCTTTCATCCAGCAAATCTAAAGAAGGTAATACATCTTCCCCGGCATTATATTTGGGGGCAGTTTTTTGTTGTGGTTGTGTTTGTAGTTGACTGCTGTTTTTTTCAAACTGCACTACCTTTTTTTCGATAACAGGGGCTAAAACTTTAGGAATGGATATGGCTTTAACAATCGCTGTTCTTAATGTCTCCGGCTTTACAGGATCATTATCAAACGACTCAACAGAGTGTTCAGTGGGTGCCCGCCATAAATTAGTTACGGTGCAGCCAACAGCACCGCATAAAGATACCGTATATTTACCGATAAGATCAATAAAGGCCAGCCAGGATAACTCGGTAGTCAGGGTAATTCCGGACAATAGTAAAACAATTAAAAATAAGGTGGCTCCTGAATTGCCAAATAAGATCAATACCGCATCGCCAATTTCCTGACCTACAATACCGCCGGTACTACCTGGCAGCTGGACACCCACTCTTAATACATATAAATATAATAATGCCGCACCAGAAACAATGATCGCTATAGACCCTAACCACTGCAAGGCTATCGTCATTTTTTGCTGTCCTTGTCTGGCCTGACCATATAACATATAGCCATGCCAAGAGAGGATAACCGGAAACAAATACGCAATCAAACCAAAAAAGCTGAGTGTAAAATCAGCGACCCATGCACCAAAAACACCACAGGCGTTAGTGACTGTCTGCACAGAACCACTATGGGTCCAGCCAGCATCCTCTTTACTAAAAGTAATCAAGGAAATTAAAAAAAACAAAGCAATCCCAAAAAAACCCAGGACTGCAATTTCGCGTAAACCTCGAAATGTTTTTTCTTCCATTACCGCAGACATAAATTATAGCTCAACATAGATTTATACAAATAAAACAGGATTATAGATCAATGATTAAACATTCTACATTAATATTGATCACAAAAAAAACCCACTTGTTTTTAGTTCTAAAAAAGTTGATTTATACACACAATAATATTTACGAAACCTTGTTTCACCGGCATACTTTTTTACATTTAACCCAACATAGCTCCCGTAGAGATTTTTTATGAATAATCCCAAACACTGTCGTCTTTTAATTCTTGGCTCCGGTCCTGCAGGTTACACCGCTGCTATTTATGCCGCACGTGCCAACCTAAAACCTGTAATCATCACCGGCATGCAACAAGGTGGGCAATTAACCACCACCACAGAAGTTGATAACTGGCCAGGTGACGTTGAAGGCTTGCAAGGCCCTGATCTCATGGAAAGAATGCGTCTGCATGCAGAACGCTTCGAAACAGAGATTATTTTTGATCATATCCATACTGCTGATTTATCAGCGAGACCCTTTACATTAACAGGTGATTCAGGCACTTATACTTGTGATGCACTCATTATTGCGACCGGTGCTTCAGCTCGCTATTTGGGTCTGGAGTCTGAAGAAGCATTTAAAGGCCGGGGCGTTTCTGCTTGTGCAACCTGTGACGGATTTTTCTACCGCAATAAACCGGTAGCCGTTATCGGTGGCGGCAATACAGCCGTTGAAGAGGCACTTTATTTGGCCAATATTGCTTCAACAGTCACTGTTGTTCATCGCCGCGACAAATTTCGTTCTGAAAAAATTCTGTCTGATAAATTGATTGAAAAATCAAAAAACGGCAATGTCGTTATTGAATGGAATTCCTCTCTGGATGAAGTACTTGGCGATGACATGGGCGTTACCGGTATCAGAATTAAAAATACGCTTGATAACTCAACCAAAGATCTGGATGTACATGGTGTTTTTATTGCCATTGGACACACCCCTAATACCGGAATTTTTGAAGGCCAACTGGACATGGATCACGGCTATATTAAAGTAAAAAGCGGTATTACCGGAAATGCTACGGCAACCAGCGTGGAAGGGGTTTTTGCTGCGGGTGATGTGATGGACTCTGTTTATAAACAAGCAATTACTTCAGCTGGCGCAGGGTGTATGGCAGCTCTGGATGCAGAAAAATTTCTTGATGAATTAGTTTAGGCAGGTTCAAGGTAAAAGAGGAAAGGCGAAAAACGAAAGTTTTTACGCTTCGAACCTTGTACCTTGTACTTTCTTACTTTAACCTTCTAAAAATATGCAACTAACTGTTCTTGACCCTGATAACCCGGAGCAGGATTTTCCTGCCTTAAATAAAGCTCTGCGCGAACCGGACGGGTTACTTGCGATTGGCGGTTGCTTGTCAGAAAAACGTTTGTTAAATGCTTATCGGCATGGAATTTTCCCTTGGTATAATCCGGACGAGCCCATTCTGTGGTGGTCACCCGATCCCAGATTGGTTTTATTCCCGGATAAATTAATTGTTTCTCGGAGCCTCCGAAAAACGCTACGCAAAAATGTCTTTACAGTGACCTTTGACCAGGCTTTTAACAAAGTTATTGCTGCCTGTGCAGAACCTCGGCAGGAAAGTGCAGGCACCTGGATAACAGAGGATATAGAGCAAGCTTATAACATACTCCATCAACAGGGTTTTGCCCATTCTGCAGAAGCCTGGCTGGACGGTGAATTAGTTGGTGGTTTATACGGTGTTGCTATAGGACGGGTTTTTTTTGGCGAATCCATGTTTCATACCAAAACAGATGCCTCAAAAGTTGTTTTTGCCAGCCTGGTTGAGCAGCTTAAAATCTGGGATTATCAATTAATTGATTGCCAGGTACACACAACACATTTAGCAAGCTTTGGTGCGGTAAACTGCGATCGTAATAATTTTATAAAGTTACTCAATAAATATTGTGATAATCCTGCCGACTCATCAGCCTGGCACTTAAAATGACATCCATTCCGTTATTTCTTAGTCAGAAACATCCTTGTAGCTATCTTGATGGCGAGCAGGCTCAATCAGTGTTTGTTCATCCTTCCTACCCGATAACGCCATCAATTTATGCTCAACTAATAGCACGAGGTTTTCGTCGCAGTGGCGATGAAGTTTATGCACCGCATTGTTCTCATTGCTCTGCCTGCATTCCGGTAAGACTGCCGGTCAAAAAATTTAAACCCAGCAGAAGTCAGAAACGCTGCCTGCACAAGAATATTGATACACAAGTCACCGTCAAGCCCGCTATTTTTGAGCAAGCACATTATGACATGTACTTGCGCTATCAAAATGTCAGGCACAGCGAGGGATCGATGGCTGATGCCAGCCCTGATGATTACCTTGATTTTCTTGGGAGTTCGTGGTGTGACACCCGGTTCATCGAGTTTTCCATCGATAATGAAC
Above is a window of Methylobacter sp. S3L5C DNA encoding:
- a CDS encoding arginyltransferase; translation: MTSIPLFLSQKHPCSYLDGEQAQSVFVHPSYPITPSIYAQLIARGFRRSGDEVYAPHCSHCSACIPVRLPVKKFKPSRSQKRCLHKNIDTQVTVKPAIFEQAHYDMYLRYQNVRHSEGSMADASPDDYLDFLGSSWCDTRFIEFSIDNELAGIAVIDQFDQAWSAVYTFFEPKFSDYSLGVFAVLWQIEQVLLQQKEFLYLGFWIKACKKMAYKSDYQPIELLIDNQWLEMTV
- the trxB gene encoding thioredoxin-disulfide reductase is translated as MNNPKHCRLLILGSGPAGYTAAIYAARANLKPVIITGMQQGGQLTTTTEVDNWPGDVEGLQGPDLMERMRLHAERFETEIIFDHIHTADLSARPFTLTGDSGTYTCDALIIATGASARYLGLESEEAFKGRGVSACATCDGFFYRNKPVAVIGGGNTAVEEALYLANIASTVTVVHRRDKFRSEKILSDKLIEKSKNGNVVIEWNSSLDEVLGDDMGVTGIRIKNTLDNSTKDLDVHGVFIAIGHTPNTGIFEGQLDMDHGYIKVKSGITGNATATSVEGVFAAGDVMDSVYKQAITSAGAGCMAALDAEKFLDELV
- the aat gene encoding leucyl/phenylalanyl-tRNA--protein transferase gives rise to the protein MQLTVLDPDNPEQDFPALNKALREPDGLLAIGGCLSEKRLLNAYRHGIFPWYNPDEPILWWSPDPRLVLFPDKLIVSRSLRKTLRKNVFTVTFDQAFNKVIAACAEPRQESAGTWITEDIEQAYNILHQQGFAHSAEAWLDGELVGGLYGVAIGRVFFGESMFHTKTDASKVVFASLVEQLKIWDYQLIDCQVHTTHLASFGAVNCDRNNFIKLLNKYCDNPADSSAWHLK